In Brachypodium distachyon strain Bd21 chromosome 2, Brachypodium_distachyon_v3.0, whole genome shotgun sequence, one genomic interval encodes:
- the LOC100835099 gene encoding phosphatidate phosphatase PAH1 codes for MDVVGMVGRGVGRVLSQGMYSVATPFHPFGGAVDIIVVEQPDGSYRSTPWYVRFGKFQGVLKGAEKVVTITVNGVEASFHMLLDNSGQAHFMRELEPGSEDSRTGPGEVINEPETPLRSKSDGELYIGTNDQLVCPELNENQEEETGEEFDSYGYSKLEEAEDLTKQADGGTSDMLLVSVNGCVLTAPISSTEESMEDVQLSEPQFHLGPGQSSSGDFSRSGEVWETGILDDIYISQEKLKFDSEHPSEVSKELQEVLIEKDKSHDIRVNEYEVQLQEVSIEKDESHVLRVSEYEALHVSVNEGEAFVASTNEVEVQDISQSGNNGSNNQFLTLEDEAHDISGNNIENHRPLPNKDVALDVSESKSQGYQTLTNEDEARQLLTLEDEAHDISGNNIEDYKSLPNKDVTLDVSENNNEGYQSLTNEDEALDVSEDNNEGCQSLTNEDEALDVSENNNEGCQSLTNEDEALDVPENKIEGYEPLTNEDAACDIPLVQVEEACKSPAKIHKVGDASNENIEARLGRYDTFRSCLDLTSQDDGDSGTEPFSPEFDHQRDSQLSLSNRSDVDIDLGEDGSESAHCDHLDEVDVSSITSDNNITQSEDSSPHYGKASDLSYEGGSYDRSKDTIPSKIRLHSSPRSSDKDKLGSIPENPSAEEELNKEHPRVQKGLGFEISLCGHMLRPGMGRTSADDVFQQHLVHEEDFKSSGPSIIKNANLIVKIGCNYFVWSKVSHIILGKAVFGPDFSVEPIDAIPVELQETPGSREDSLGMSPSSRRWRLWPIPFRISRSLQRSNSDSSEDIFLDTETVLSPMDEQAPENKKNQSPRKQFVRTLIPTSEQVASLNLKEGQNIVTFSFCTRVFGKQQVDAHIYVWKWNAKIVISDVDGTITRSDVLGQVMPLVGRDWSQSGVARLFCAIKENGYQLIFLSARAIVQAYLTKNFLFNLKQDGKALPNGPVVISPDGLFPSLYREVIRRAPHEFKIACLEDIKALFPSDYNPFYAGFGNRDTDELSYKKMGIPKGKIFIINPKGEVAINSSVDVKSYTSLHTLVNDMFPPTTLVEQEDYNSWNYWKVPLPDVDL; via the exons ATGGACGTGGTGGGAATGGTGGGGCGCGGGGTGGGCCGTGTCCTCTCCCAGGGCATGTACTCCGTCGCGACGCCCTTCCACCCTTTTGGCGGCGCAGTCGACATCATCGTGGTTGAGCAGCCTGATGGCTCGTACCGCAGCACCCCCTGGTATGTCCGATTTGGCAAGTTCCAGGGCGTTCTCAAGGGTGCTGAGAAGGTTGTCACCATCACTGTCAATGGTGTGGAAGCCAGCTTCCACATGCTGCTTGACAACTCTGGCCAAGCCCACTTCATGCGAGAGCTTGAGCCTGGCAGTGAAGACTCTCGAACAGGTCCAGGAGAAGTTATCAATGAGCCTGAAACTCCACTTCGTAGTAAGAGCGATGGTGAACTTTACATTGGCACCAATGACCAGTTGGTTTGCCCGGAGTTGAATGAGAATCAGGAGGAAGAAACTGGAGAGGAATTTGATTCATATGGTTATAGCAAGCTGGAGGAAGCAGAAGAtttgacaaaacaagctgatgGGGGCACTTCAGACATGCTTTTGGTTAGTGTTAATGGGTGTGTTCTAACTGCTCCCATTTCTTCAACAGAAGAGAGCATGGAGGATGTGCAACTAAGTGAACCACAGTTCCATTTGGGACCTGGGCAGAGCTCGAGCGGGGACTTCAGCCGCAGTGGCGAGGTGTGGGAAACTGGCATTTTagatgatatatacatatcaCAGGAAAAGTTGAAGTTTGATTCTGAACACCCGTCAGAAGTTTCGAAGGAGCTTCAGGAGGTATTAATTGAGAAGGATAAGTCCCATGATATCAGAGTTAATGAATATGAAGTACAGCTTCAGGAGGTATCAATTGAGAAGGATGAGTCACATGTTCTCCGAGTTAGTGAATACGAAGCACTCCATGTGTCAGTTAATGAAGGTGAGGCTTTTGTTGCATCAACAAATGAAGTTGAAGTTCAGGATATATCACAGTCAGGGAACAATGGTTCGAATAATCAATTTTTGACCTTGGAAGATGAGGCTCATGATATTTCAGGGAACAACATTGAGAACCATCGACCCTTGCCCAACAAAGATGTGGCTCTTGATGTCTCAGAGAGTAAGAGTCAGGGCTATCAAACCTTGACCAATGAAGATGAGGCTCGTCAATTGTTGACCTTGGAAGATGAGGCTCATGATATTTCAGGGAACAACATTGAGGATTATAAATCCTTGCCCAATAAAGATGTGACTCTTGATGTCTCGGAGAATAATAATGAGGGTTATCAATCCTTGACCAATGAAGATGAGGCTCTTGATGTCTCAGAGGATAATAACGAGGGTTGTCAATCCTTGACCAATGAAGATGAGGCCCTTGATGTCTCGGAGAATAATAACGAGGGTTGTCAATCCTTGACCAATGAAGATGAGGCTCTTGATGTCCCGGAGAACAAGATTGAGGGTTATGAACCGTTGACGAATGAAGATGCGGCTTGTGACATCCCACTGGTTCAGGTTGAGGAGGCTTGCAAGTCCCCAGCTAAGATACACAAGGTTGGTGATGCCAGCAATGAGAATATTGAGGCTCGATTAGGGAGATACGATACTTTTAGAAGTTGTTTGGATCTGACATCACAAGATGATGGGGATTCAGGAACCGAGCCCTTTTCTCCTGAATTCGATCATCAGAGGGATTCTCAGCTTAGTCTGAGTAACCGCTCTGATGTTGACATAGATCTGGGGGAAGATGGAAGTGAAAGTGCACACTGTGATCATCTAGATGAAGTTGATGTTTCATCAATTACGTCAGATAATAATATAACACAAAGCGAAGACAGCTCTCCCCATTATGGCAAGGCATCTGACTTGTCGTACGAAGGAGGTTCTTATGACAGGAGTAAAGACACCATCCCTTCTAAAATTCGTTTGCATTCATCCCCAAGAAGCAGTGACAAAGACAAATTAGGAAGCATTCCAGAGAACCCATCTGCTGAAGAGGAACTAAACAAAGAACACCCCCGAGTACAGAAGGGCTTGG GGTTTGAGATTTCTCTTTGTGGGCACATGCTACGGCCAGGAATGGGCCGGACATCTGCTGATGATGTCTTCCAACAACATCTTGTCCATGAGGAGGATTTTAAGTCATCTGGGCCATCAATAATAAAAAATGCAAACCTTATTGTCAAAATAGGCTGTAACTATTTTGTATGGAGTAAAGTTTCTCATATTATTCTTGGGAAGGCTGTATTTGGTCCAGACTTCAGTGTAGAACCTATTGATGCTATTCCAGTTGAACTCCAGGAAACACCTGGTTCGAGAGAAGATTCTCTTGGGATGTCTCCCTCAAGCCGGAGATGGAGACTTTGGCCCATTCCATTTAGGATATCAAGATCCCTTCAACGCAGTAATAGTGATTCTTCCGAGGATATTTTTCTTGATACTGAGACTGTCTTGAGTCCAATGGATGAACAAGCCCCggagaacaaaaaaaaccaGTCACCAAGAAAGCAATTTGTGCGGACTTTAATTCCCACTAGTGAACAGGTTGCATCCCTGAATCTGAAGGAGGGACAAAACATCGTAACCTTTAGCTTCTGCACCAGAGTTTTTGGGAAGCAACAG GTTGatgcacatatatatgtgtggAAATGGAATGCAAAAATTGTTATATCTGACGTGGATGGAACCATCACAAG GTCTGATGTGTTGGGCCAGGTAATGCCATTAGTTGGACGGGATTGGAGTCAGTCTGGTGTTGCTCGGCTTTTTTGTGCAATAAAG GAAAATGGTTATCAACTAATATTCCTTAGTGCTAGAGCTATTGTCCAGGCATATCTGACAAAAAATTTCCTCTTCAATCTAAAGCAG GATGGGAAAGCACTGCCTAACGGACCTGTTGTAATTTCACCTGATGGTTTGTTCCCGTCGCTCTACAGAGAAG TTATAAGAAGAGCCCCACATGAGTTCAAGATTGCTTGTCTGGAG GACATTAAAGCACTGTTTCCTTCCGACTACAATCCATTTTATGCTGGATTCGGTAACAGAGATACAGACGAGCTTAGTTATAAAAAGATGGGAATTCCCAAGGGCAAGATTTTTATCATCAACCCGAAG GGTGAAGTAGCGATCAACAGTTCTGTTGATGTGAAGTCCTATACCTCCTTACATACCCTTGTCAATGACATGTTCCCTCCAACAACTCTTGTTGAACAG GAAGACTACAATTCCTGGAATTACTGGAAGGTTCCATTGCCAGACGTTGATTTGTAG